Proteins found in one Saccharopolyspora phatthalungensis genomic segment:
- a CDS encoding IclR family transcriptional regulator: MKNKPAYGIDSVDHALHLATLLQQEGPLRVTDAAQRLGVARSTAHRLLAMLVYRDFAEQDEDRRYVAGSVLRRHTVPEPVADLRRIALPHLQSLVARTDETSNLLVVVADQVRFAATVECGQVLRVGDREGKVLPAHLASGGRAVLATRSEAEIRELYGDPDSGVADVDALLRDLRRVRRQGFAMNDQKTEVGVTALGCAVAGPAGAVPAAVSLAMPTARYRRERLGEWVRQVTTTAERISKELGAVL; the protein is encoded by the coding sequence ATGAAGAACAAGCCGGCCTACGGGATCGACTCGGTCGATCACGCGCTGCACCTCGCGACGCTCTTACAGCAGGAAGGGCCGCTGCGGGTGACCGACGCCGCGCAACGGCTCGGTGTCGCTCGGTCGACCGCCCACCGTCTGCTGGCGATGCTCGTCTACCGAGACTTCGCCGAACAGGACGAGGATCGTCGTTACGTCGCAGGGTCCGTGCTGCGCAGGCACACGGTCCCGGAGCCCGTCGCGGACCTGCGCCGGATCGCGCTGCCCCACCTGCAAAGCCTCGTTGCCCGGACCGACGAGACCAGTAACCTGCTCGTCGTCGTGGCCGACCAGGTCCGGTTCGCGGCGACGGTCGAGTGCGGCCAGGTGCTGCGGGTCGGCGACAGGGAGGGGAAAGTGCTGCCCGCGCATCTGGCTTCCGGTGGACGAGCCGTGCTCGCCACGCGCAGCGAGGCGGAAATCCGTGAGCTTTACGGCGATCCGGACTCCGGCGTCGCCGACGTGGACGCGCTGCTGCGCGACCTGCGCCGGGTCCGCCGCCAGGGTTTCGCAATGAACGACCAGAAGACCGAGGTCGGCGTGACGGCGCTCGGCTGCGCGGTGGCCGGCCCCGCCGGAGCGGTCCCGGCGGCCGTTTCGCTCGCGATGCCGACGGCGCGTTACCGGCGTGAGCGATTGGGCGAGTGGGTTCGCCAGGTCACCACAACGGCCGAGCGCATCTCGAAGGAGCTGGGGGCAGTTTTATAA
- a CDS encoding DddA-like double-stranded DNA deaminase toxin encodes MRRALLLLLTVIALLTTTAPACKPIEGSAHFDGPPWATKEWATGKFDWLPVFNGTPTDGILFANPDNGLLLISGTRNVNGRKPDPLLESGTEFLNEARQPGEDHLSFKQAAEHVEAKAATLARLKEFESTALVMNNPKGPCGWASRIGCVRSVSRILPSGYTMVVRWPNGSRTFHGQAK; translated from the coding sequence GTGCGCCGAGCGCTGCTTCTGCTGCTGACAGTTATCGCGCTGCTGACCACGACCGCGCCCGCATGCAAACCGATCGAAGGCAGTGCCCACTTCGACGGCCCTCCGTGGGCGACAAAGGAATGGGCCACCGGCAAGTTTGACTGGCTTCCAGTATTCAACGGCACACCAACCGATGGCATTCTGTTCGCCAACCCGGACAACGGCTTGCTGCTGATCAGCGGGACGAGGAATGTGAACGGGAGGAAACCCGATCCGCTGCTCGAATCCGGGACAGAGTTCCTGAACGAGGCTCGGCAGCCCGGTGAGGACCATCTGAGTTTCAAACAGGCCGCCGAGCATGTTGAGGCCAAGGCCGCGACGCTAGCGCGACTGAAGGAGTTCGAGTCCACAGCCCTGGTGATGAACAATCCCAAAGGACCGTGCGGGTGGGCGTCCAGGATCGGCTGCGTTCGGTCGGTCAGCCGTATCTTGCCAAGCGGGTACACGATGGTGGTGCGGTGGCCTAACGGGTCACGAACGTTCCACGGACAGGCGAAGTAG
- a CDS encoding Imm1 family immunity protein, whose translation MNTTGQLTIDRRAWDAPELTATTEHDKIQLLDAVLAEPDDSEVHLLVEPPADRKVTWDGTPVGGRGVMVFGYRDGWGAISAQVPHPYRHEYIELVTFALDHEDKLAIPYDSDIPWFFPPTAVIPLPEARAALITFATTMLLDPVVAWQPQANITWDEPEPQVSRRSLYSGPARHWPAG comes from the coding sequence ATGAACACCACAGGTCAACTCACCATTGACCGCCGCGCATGGGACGCTCCTGAGCTGACAGCGACGACGGAGCACGACAAGATCCAACTCCTCGACGCTGTCCTCGCTGAGCCCGACGACAGCGAGGTGCATCTGCTCGTTGAGCCCCCTGCAGACCGAAAGGTGACCTGGGACGGAACCCCGGTCGGAGGCCGCGGCGTCATGGTCTTCGGCTATCGCGACGGATGGGGTGCCATCTCCGCCCAAGTCCCTCATCCTTACCGGCACGAATACATCGAGCTCGTGACCTTCGCCCTAGATCACGAGGACAAGCTCGCCATCCCGTACGACTCGGACATCCCCTGGTTTTTCCCGCCCACTGCGGTCATTCCGCTGCCCGAAGCCCGGGCAGCGCTGATCACGTTCGCCACCACGATGCTGCTCGATCCGGTCGTGGCCTGGCAGCCGCAAGCAAACATCACCTGGGACGAGCCCGAACCCCAGGTCAGCAGGCGTTCGCTGTACTCCGGGCCCGCGCGGCATTGGCCTGCTGGATAA
- a CDS encoding Imm1 family immunity protein: MMIEQERTVVTAVFHHIFRYARTADEITELTRVIVEQPPEPVCEVYVWDRPCLSFRDEAGPAFPDSGRLRVSADPEIGWGALNYEGPEADLSDSYNPNTREHCPVLPLDTDGVDFPRSASLPLEKVREAVTEYCRTGARPTCVLWQLGEWY; encoded by the coding sequence ATGATGATCGAGCAGGAGCGGACCGTGGTCACGGCGGTGTTTCACCACATCTTTCGGTACGCACGCACCGCCGACGAGATCACGGAACTGACCCGCGTGATCGTGGAGCAGCCACCGGAGCCGGTCTGCGAGGTCTACGTGTGGGACCGCCCGTGCCTGTCGTTCCGCGATGAGGCCGGGCCAGCGTTCCCCGACTCCGGTCGACTGCGGGTGTCCGCCGACCCGGAGATCGGATGGGGCGCCCTGAACTACGAAGGGCCGGAGGCGGACCTTTCGGATTCCTACAACCCGAACACGAGAGAACATTGCCCGGTGCTGCCACTCGACACGGACGGCGTTGACTTCCCGCGCTCGGCGTCCCTGCCGCTGGAGAAGGTGCGCGAGGCGGTCACCGAATACTGCCGCACCGGGGCGCGGCCGACGTGCGTTCTGTGGCAGCTCGGCGAGTGGTACTGA